Proteins encoded together in one Janthinobacterium tructae window:
- a CDS encoding LytR/AlgR family response regulator transcription factor, with protein MSHHTPRALIAEDEPILAAALAHALQRLWPELDIVATCANGVEALRQGLALQPDILFLDIKMPGKTGLEAAEELAEQWPDGIVFPHIVFVTAYDEYALAAFEHAAADYVLKPVNDARLGKTVERLQQRLRDSGTTTAPPTAGAGAATTTVPLATTETASASDDNLARLLSQLQAMLPPAPRLQMIRAAVGNSVRMIALADVVYFEALDKYINVVCRDSEALIRTSLKELLPQLDPQQFWQIHRGTIVNASAIATAVRDDAGKLSLTLRQHPAQLRVSPLYAHLFRQM; from the coding sequence ATGAGCCACCACACCCCGCGCGCCCTGATCGCCGAAGACGAACCCATCCTTGCCGCCGCCCTCGCGCACGCCTTGCAACGGCTGTGGCCGGAACTCGACATTGTCGCCACCTGCGCCAACGGCGTGGAAGCCTTGCGGCAAGGCCTGGCACTGCAGCCCGACATCCTCTTTCTCGACATCAAGATGCCAGGCAAGACGGGCCTGGAAGCGGCCGAAGAACTGGCGGAGCAGTGGCCCGACGGTATTGTGTTTCCCCACATCGTGTTCGTCACGGCCTACGATGAATACGCACTGGCCGCCTTCGAACATGCGGCCGCCGATTACGTGCTAAAACCCGTCAATGATGCACGCCTGGGCAAGACGGTGGAACGCCTGCAGCAGCGCCTGCGCGACAGTGGTACAACAACAGCGCCCCCAACGGCAGGGGCAGGGGCAGCCACCACGACGGTACCCTTGGCGACGACGGAAACGGCGTCCGCCAGCGATGACAACCTGGCCCGACTGCTGAGCCAGCTGCAAGCCATGCTGCCGCCGGCGCCGCGCCTGCAAATGATACGGGCCGCCGTCGGCAACAGCGTACGCATGATCGCCCTGGCCGACGTCGTGTATTTCGAAGCGCTGGACAAATACATCAACGTCGTGTGCCGGGACAGCGAAGCACTGATACGCACGAGCCTGAAGGAACTCTTGCCCCAGCTGGACCCGCAACAATTCTGGCAAATCCACCGGGGCACCATCGTCAACGCCAGCGCCATCGCCACGGCCGTGCGCGACGACGCGGGCAAGCTGTCGCTGACCCTGCGCCAGCACCCGGCGCAGCTGCGCGTCAGTCCCTTATATGCCCATCTGTTCCGCCAGATGTAA
- a CDS encoding sensor histidine kinase produces MHTTDAAPRKTGFPYQRLLADARYALLLNVLCALFITFVLSGGQSFWLNLLASMCIGSIAFLLIDGIRLACWGEQRRVPLLPFTALIIVSAAVAQVGGTMLFGWLANIDVPAPVSMSPRNVGMTVFTLAAAGAAILFFSGREKIARLQMEAAQEKARAESVARQVMQAQLQLLQAQIEPHMLFNTLANLQGLISFDPERAQLLLDQLIQYLRATLSSSRAGSTTLEQEFSLMQAYLGLMSTRMGARLRFTLDLPEALRDIKVPPMLLQPLVENAIQHGLEPKIEGGHIHVQASTDGGVLILTVADDGLGLDHPGQTKGTHLGVANIRERLRGMHGDAASLSLAANHPAGVVARLTLPLPPTITSPLA; encoded by the coding sequence ATGCACACTACCGACGCAGCCCCGCGCAAGACGGGCTTTCCCTACCAGCGCCTGCTGGCCGATGCCCGCTATGCGCTGCTGCTCAACGTCCTGTGTGCCCTCTTCATCACCTTCGTGCTAAGCGGTGGACAAAGCTTCTGGCTCAACCTGCTTGCGTCGATGTGCATCGGCAGTATTGCTTTCCTGCTCATCGACGGCATCCGCCTGGCGTGCTGGGGCGAACAGCGGCGCGTCCCATTGCTGCCCTTCACTGCCCTCATCATCGTCAGCGCCGCCGTGGCGCAAGTCGGCGGCACCATGCTGTTCGGCTGGCTGGCCAATATCGACGTTCCCGCGCCCGTGTCCATGTCGCCACGCAACGTCGGCATGACGGTGTTCACACTGGCGGCGGCGGGGGCCGCCATCCTGTTCTTTAGCGGCCGAGAAAAAATTGCGCGCCTGCAAATGGAGGCAGCCCAGGAAAAAGCCCGCGCCGAATCCGTGGCGCGCCAGGTTATGCAGGCCCAGCTGCAGCTGCTGCAGGCGCAGATCGAACCGCACATGCTGTTCAACACGCTGGCCAATCTGCAGGGCCTGATCAGCTTTGATCCGGAGCGCGCCCAGCTGCTGCTCGATCAATTGATCCAGTATCTGCGCGCCACCCTCTCTTCCTCGCGTGCCGGGTCCACCACCCTGGAGCAGGAGTTTTCCCTGATGCAAGCCTATCTGGGCCTGATGTCCACCCGCATGGGCGCGCGCCTGCGCTTTACGCTGGACTTGCCCGAGGCCTTGCGCGATATCAAAGTGCCACCCATGCTGCTGCAGCCGCTGGTGGAAAACGCCATCCAGCACGGCCTGGAGCCGAAGATCGAAGGCGGCCATATCCACGTGCAGGCGTCCACGGACGGCGGCGTGCTGATCCTGACGGTTGCCGATGATGGCCTGGGTCTCGATCATCCGGGCCAGACCAAGGGCACGCATCTGGGCGTGGCGAATATCCGCGAACGCCTGCGCGGCATGCATGGCGATGCCGCCAGCCTGTCGCTGGCCGCCAACCATCCGGCAGGCGTCGTCGCCCGCCTGACACTCCCCCTTCCACCCACCATCACGAGTCCCCTCGCATGA
- the ugpQ gene encoding glycerophosphodiester phosphodiesterase has translation MWPYPRTLAHRGGGTLAPENTLAALRCGLAYGYRAVEFDVMLASDGVPVVVHDPELGRTVAGSGHVSDYTAAQLGAMEAGAWFGPQFAGEGVPTFDAVVAYCKAQRIWMNIEIKPAPGVDVATGAAVARATRDYFAKEIAAGELLPLLSSFSIAALEAACQAAPELARGWLVEAIPADWERTAKELGVVAIHCNHQQLTRALALAVKEAGYGLFCYTVNTPERASELLAWGVDGFCTDRIDIIPSMA, from the coding sequence ATGTGGCCCTATCCACGCACCCTGGCGCACCGCGGCGGCGGCACCCTGGCGCCTGAAAACACCCTGGCTGCCCTGCGCTGTGGCCTGGCCTACGGCTACCGCGCCGTGGAGTTCGACGTCATGCTGGCGTCCGACGGCGTGCCCGTCGTCGTGCACGACCCGGAACTGGGCCGTACCGTGGCCGGCAGCGGCCATGTCAGCGATTACACGGCCGCGCAGCTGGGCGCCATGGAAGCGGGCGCCTGGTTCGGCCCGCAGTTTGCAGGCGAGGGCGTGCCCACGTTTGACGCCGTGGTGGCGTATTGCAAGGCGCAGCGCATCTGGATGAATATCGAAATCAAGCCGGCACCCGGCGTTGACGTGGCCACGGGCGCGGCGGTGGCGCGGGCCACGCGCGATTATTTCGCAAAGGAAATTGCTGCAGGAGAGTTATTGCCACTGCTATCGTCGTTCAGCATCGCCGCACTGGAAGCGGCATGCCAGGCGGCGCCGGAACTGGCACGCGGCTGGCTGGTCGAAGCCATTCCCGCTGACTGGGAACGCACGGCAAAGGAACTGGGCGTGGTGGCGATCCATTGCAACCATCAGCAGCTGACGCGCGCGCTGGCGCTGGCAGTCAAGGAGGCGGGATACGGGCTGTTCTGCTACACCGTCAACACCCCGGAACGGGCCAGCGAACTGCTGGCCTGGGGTGTGGATGGATTTTGTACGGACAGGATAGATATTATTCCATCCATGGCGTAG